GACCTTGTTCGTGTCCTGGTACTCGTCCACCATGATGTAGCGGAAACGCTCGCGCAGCCGCTCGCGCACATCCTCCCGCTCCGTCAGCAGCCGCTCGAAGACGAACAGCAAATCATCATAATCCAGGAGCCCGTGGCGCTGCTTGATGGCCTGGTAGCCCTTGGCCATGTTGCCCAGGATTTCCAGGTAGGGCATCAGGTGGAAGGACTCCTGCTGCAGCACGCTCTCCAGATCCGTCTCCTTGTTGCGCGACTTGCCGATCAGCTCCAGGATGGTCTCCTTCTTGGGGAAGGAGCGCTCGGTGCGCCCGAGGCCCAGGGAGTCCTTGGCCTGGCCGAGGACATCCAGTGCGTCGGCGCGGTCCATGACCGTGAAGCCGCTCTTCAGATCGAAAAGCTGCGCATGCCGCCTGAGCTGGGCGTAGGCGAAGGAATGGAACGTGCCGCCGCTGACCCCGGTCAGCCCATGGTCAAGCAGCAGCGAGGCTCGCGCCAGCATTTCCTGGGCGGCCTTGCGCGTGAAGGTCAGCAGCAGGATGGATTCGGGCTGCACGCCCTGCTCCACCAAGTGGGCCAGACGATAGACGATGGTGCGCGTTTTGCCGCTGCCGGCGCCGGCGATGACCAGCACCGGCCCCTCAAGAGCCTGCACGGCCTCGCACTGGGCCGGATTCAATTCCCGCGTGAAGTCGATTGGCATTACTTTCCGATGCAGAAGGTGTCGAAGACGGCGTTCAGCACATCCTGGGGAGCTATCTCGCCGGTGATTTCGCCAAGGCGCATGCAGGCAGTCTCCAGCCGCACGCTCAACAGATCGTAGGGCACAGCGGCCTCGATGTCGAGAGCCAGGGCCTCAAGCTCGTCCAGAGCCTGGCACATGGCCTGAGCCTGCCGCACGTTGGGGGCCAGCTCGCCGGCCTGCGGCTCGCCGCCAGCGGCTTCGGCCAGCCTGCGCCGCAAGGTCGCCGTCAGCGCCTCGATGCCCGCGCCCGTACGCGCCGACACGGGCAAGGCGGGAAGAGGAAGAATGCCTCCGGCGGCCGGGGGGAATAATTCCCCCCGGTCCCCCCCCATTTTCATGTCCTCTGCCGCCAGAACCGGTCTGCCCTCCACACACTCCGGGCGATCAGCGCCCGGAGTGCGCGGGTCCAGGGGCGCGTCCGCCCCTGGTGGGTGGGGTCTGGGGAGGGCAATGCCCTCCCCAGGTTCGTCAGGGAGCTCGGGCGCGAGATCGATCTTGTTCAGTACGAGCAGCAAGCGTTGCGGGCCGACTTCGTGAGCCAGGGCGAGGGCGGCAGGGTCGGCGGGTTGACCGCCGTCGAGCACGAGCAGCACGAGATCCGCGCGTTCCAGCAACTCGCGGCTACGGCGCACGCCTTCCAGCTCCACGGCGTCAGCTGTTTCGCGCAAGCCGGCCGTGTCCACCAGGCGCACGGGCAGGCCGTCCAGGGAGATGGACTCCTCCAGCCAGTCGCGCGTGGTGCCCGGCGTGTCGGACACGATGGCCCGCTCGCGGCCGAGCAGCGCGTTCAGCAGGCTCGACTTGCCTGCGTTGACCGGGCCCGCGAGGACGACCACCGCGCCCTCGCGGAAAGCCCGCGTGCGTTCGTGGGACGTCAGCAGTCCGCGCACCTCGGCCATGACGGCCCGAACACCGGACAGGAAATCCTCGGGCGCAAGACAGTCCACCTCGTCCTCGGGAAAATCCACGGCCACGCACAAGGCGGCGCGTAAATGCTCCAGGCGCGTGCGCAAAGCCCGCACCCGCTCGCCCAACAGGCCAGCCAGGCGCGTGCGCGCCAGATGCGCGGCGGCGCGGTCCGGCGCGGCAATGAGCTCGGCCACGGCCTCGGCCTGACTCAGGTCCAGCCGACCGTTCAGGAAGGCTCGACGCGTAAATTCGCCCCGCTCGGCCAGCCGCGCGCCGAGCGCAAGCGTTGCGTCGAGCACTTCGCGCAGTACGGCCGAACTGCCGTGACAGTGCAGCTCCAGCACATCCTCGCCCGTGTACGAGCGCGGTCCGGGCATGAGTACGGCCAGGGCCTCGTCGATGGGGCTGCCCTGGGCGTCCAGGATCGCGCCGTGGTGAAGCATGCGCGGGGTGAAGTCGCGGAACGCCGGGCTGGTGGCGCGGAACAGGGCCAAGCCTATACGTCTGGCGTCCGATCCGCTCAAGCGCACGATGCCTACTCCGCCCTGGCCGGGCGGAGTGGCGATGGCAGCTATTGTGTCCTGTATATCTTGAGTATCGGTGTCGTGGCGCATTCTGGCGTTAGTTGCGCTACCGCGGCAGCAGTTCGCGTGCTTCGGGATCTGTTTCCCGTTCGGCCAAGCGGGCGCAGTCGAAAAGCCGCCGGAGCTGGCTCATGTCCGCCGGCGGAACCCCGGCTTCCAGGAAAATGCGTTCCCATGAGTCCACGAATCCAGCCACCAGCTCGCCGACGATGTCCTTGGCCTGCTTGCGGTATAGCCCGAAAGCCTCGCATTTGGATAGGGCGTTGGACAGGCTCATGAGCCCGCCCTGCGTCCCTGCGGACAGGTAGAGGTGCCTGGGGCCGTGGAAGCCCGGGACCACGTCGTAGAGCGGCGAAAGGCGCCAGCCTGTCCCGTCATGCAGGAAGCTGTGGTTGCGCAGGTGGTCGTCCTCGTTGGCCACTAGCATGTTGAAGACCATGCGTCTGAAGAGTTCCATCCTGTCGGCCTGCAGGTGGCTTGGCGAGCCGTGCACGTTCAGCGCCTGGACAATGCCCTGGTAGCTGTAGGTGCCGAGCTTGACCAGGCCGGTCGAGGCCCGGATGGCGGTGGCGGCGGAGATGATGTGCACGCGGTCGCCGCCGCTGCGGTCGAAGCGCTCCACGATGAAGATGTCCCGATTGCTCTGCCCATTGTCCAAACTGACAAGGCTCACCTCGGGCACACTCAGGCCCAGCGCTGCGGCAAGGCGCATGGTGGCGTATTCGACCCGGCAAACGTTGAAATCATCGCCCGCTGCCTTGAATTTGGCCACCGCATGCCGGCCGCAATGCATGCACAGCGACTTGGGCCGGGCACCGCCAACGGACGAACCCGTGGCCAGGTATTCCTTGCAAATGCGCGGAAGGTCATGGAAGCCCTCGGCCTGGAAGCGCTCGGCCGCATCGAGGAGCGTCTCCAGGTCCAACTCGGCGATCTCCATGAATCCCGGCTGCAGAGGGTAATCCCAGCGCGGGCCGTCAGGCGTGTCGCCATAGGCCAGCGCGCCGATGCGGTCCTTGGCGCCGGAAACGATGAGGTCGAAATAGGTCAGCGGAATGTTCTTTTCCGCGGCAACGGCCCCGAGAACCCTCTGCCCCCAGGCATCCGGCATCTGGTCCAGAAAGGAGGGAAAAATCCTGAAGCCGGTCGGGCTGTCCACAATGGTCTCGCCCACGGACAAGGGCAAGCTCATGGGATCGAGCGGGACCGCGTCCTTGCGCCGCAGGTAGTCCGGCTCGTACTGGAAGCGGCACTGCAGAACCTCTTCGCCCTCTTCGACCATGTAGAGCACTCCGGCCGGCACGAATCCGCCGGAACGCCAGACGAAGACATAGGCTCCATTCTCGGTACTCATTTGCGTCCTTTCTTCAGCATATCGGCGAGCCGCTTGGGCTTGCTGGCGCGGTTCGGCAATTTGCGGGCCTCAAGAGCCTGGCCTACCTTGTCCAACTCCGGCGAGGCAAGGTCCTTGAAGCGCTCGTCGATGCCCAGGACATTGAGCGTCCTGAGCAGAATGCCCATGCCCACCTCGGGCGAGCCCTTTTCCATCTGGATGATGGTCTTGCGGTTGACCATCGCCCGTTTGGCGAGGTCCGCCTGCGTGATGCCGCGACGGATCCGGGCGCGTCGGATGTCGGCTCCGACTTTCACCAGCGCCTCTTCGAGATCAGGCGGCAATTGTTGTACAGCGAGGCTGCGCATGTCCGCTATATTACTCCAAGACTAAGCTTATGTATAATATATAGGACATTTTTATCACGTCAAGCTTTG
The sequence above is a segment of the Desulfocurvibacter africanus subsp. africanus DSM 2603 genome. Coding sequences within it:
- the mnmE gene encoding tRNA uridine-5-carboxymethylaminomethyl(34) synthesis GTPase MnmE gives rise to the protein MRHDTDTQDIQDTIAAIATPPGQGGVGIVRLSGSDARRIGLALFRATSPAFRDFTPRMLHHGAILDAQGSPIDEALAVLMPGPRSYTGEDVLELHCHGSSAVLREVLDATLALGARLAERGEFTRRAFLNGRLDLSQAEAVAELIAAPDRAAAHLARTRLAGLLGERVRALRTRLEHLRAALCVAVDFPEDEVDCLAPEDFLSGVRAVMAEVRGLLTSHERTRAFREGAVVVLAGPVNAGKSSLLNALLGRERAIVSDTPGTTRDWLEESISLDGLPVRLVDTAGLRETADAVELEGVRRSRELLERADLVLLVLDGGQPADPAALALAHEVGPQRLLLVLNKIDLAPELPDEPGEGIALPRPHPPGADAPLDPRTPGADRPECVEGRPVLAAEDMKMGGDRGELFPPAAGGILPLPALPVSARTGAGIEALTATLRRRLAEAAGGEPQAGELAPNVRQAQAMCQALDELEALALDIEAAVPYDLLSVRLETACMRLGEITGEIAPQDVLNAVFDTFCIGK
- a CDS encoding type II toxin-antitoxin system HipA family toxin, which encodes MSTENGAYVFVWRSGGFVPAGVLYMVEEGEEVLQCRFQYEPDYLRRKDAVPLDPMSLPLSVGETIVDSPTGFRIFPSFLDQMPDAWGQRVLGAVAAEKNIPLTYFDLIVSGAKDRIGALAYGDTPDGPRWDYPLQPGFMEIAELDLETLLDAAERFQAEGFHDLPRICKEYLATGSSVGGARPKSLCMHCGRHAVAKFKAAGDDFNVCRVEYATMRLAAALGLSVPEVSLVSLDNGQSNRDIFIVERFDRSGGDRVHIISAATAIRASTGLVKLGTYSYQGIVQALNVHGSPSHLQADRMELFRRMVFNMLVANEDDHLRNHSFLHDGTGWRLSPLYDVVPGFHGPRHLYLSAGTQGGLMSLSNALSKCEAFGLYRKQAKDIVGELVAGFVDSWERIFLEAGVPPADMSQLRRLFDCARLAERETDPEARELLPR
- a CDS encoding helix-turn-helix domain-containing protein, yielding MKVGADIRRARIRRGITQADLAKRAMVNRKTIIQMEKGSPEVGMGILLRTLNVLGIDERFKDLASPELDKVGQALEARKLPNRASKPKRLADMLKKGRK